In one Pseudomonas sp. Bout1 genomic region, the following are encoded:
- a CDS encoding TonB-dependent siderophore receptor, translating into MPAPHGLNPLAKALLIRRSFRSTLPAVCAMAMTLTMIGHAQAATVSINIPAQSLGSALQEFGRQTNLQVLYSPDEVSGLRSAAVSGNLEPTEAIAQLLQGTDIAYNVQGNNIALRSRSSGDGSLNLAPTNISAAEESAWGKVDGIVAKRSASGSKTDTALKEIPQTINVVTQGEIKMRGSQSVTEALRYTPGITGGGFAERVKIFDEPTSRGFTPTPLYLDGLHLPYGGGSTGGSLQIDPYTLERVEVLKGPASVLYGQNQPGGIVNMVSKRPTATPVHEVVLGGGSYDRKYGAFDLGGPIDDQGEFLYRLTGVVNDSSSAIDYASQNRMMLAPSLTWLPNDRTTITVFGQYQKDHDVPEAQGLPAYGTVKSTPNGRISRSLFLGEPDVNKYHREQFVVGYEIAHELNDVWTLKQNARYADVNDQYVAPLHGYAFQTNPVTGLNDKSYQTRYGVDWSQHNKVYGIDNIAQAKFKTADIDHTVLLGVDYYHFNSKFLGLYDNPGPGIDLYNPVYGSKFNFRAPYKWDNTIKQTGLYAQDQLRWNQWFLTLGGRYDFAETDNKQPLSGGHSNQKDEKFTGRAGLGYEFDNGMTPYVSYAESFLPQTGSDVSGGAFKPTTGKQYEVGIKYEPKAIDGFITLSAYQIDQDNMLTTDLANPGFSIQSGTVRSRGVELEGKVNVTQNLRVLAAVSRNQIKWESSNDGRQGRTLAMAPPLTASAWINYDFDISTALAGFGVGLGARYVRSSYGSDYVEDSFQIPSYTVYDAMVSYDLEKSPLHVKGVKLKANLQNLTDEKYVPGCNSTLDCYYGEGRTMTADVTYNW; encoded by the coding sequence GCAGCGCCGCAGTCAGCGGCAACCTGGAACCCACCGAGGCCATCGCCCAGTTGCTTCAAGGCACCGACATTGCCTACAACGTCCAAGGCAACAATATCGCATTACGTTCGCGCAGCAGCGGCGACGGCAGCCTGAACCTGGCACCCACCAACATTTCCGCCGCCGAGGAATCGGCCTGGGGCAAGGTTGACGGGATCGTCGCCAAACGCAGCGCCAGCGGCTCCAAGACCGATACCGCGCTGAAGGAAATCCCGCAGACCATCAACGTCGTCACCCAAGGCGAAATCAAGATGCGTGGCTCGCAATCGGTCACCGAAGCCCTGCGCTACACACCCGGCATTACCGGTGGCGGCTTTGCCGAACGGGTGAAGATTTTCGACGAACCGACCTCGCGTGGTTTCACCCCTACCCCACTGTACCTAGACGGCCTGCACTTGCCCTACGGCGGCGGCAGCACCGGCGGCTCGCTGCAGATCGACCCGTACACCCTGGAGCGCGTTGAAGTGCTCAAAGGCCCGGCGTCGGTGCTCTACGGCCAGAACCAGCCGGGCGGCATCGTCAATATGGTCAGCAAGCGCCCGACCGCTACCCCGGTGCACGAAGTGGTGCTCGGGGGCGGCAGCTATGACCGCAAATACGGCGCCTTCGACCTCGGTGGCCCGATTGATGACCAGGGCGAATTTCTGTATCGCCTGACCGGTGTGGTCAACGACAGCAGCTCGGCCATCGACTATGCCAGCCAGAACCGCATGATGCTCGCGCCGAGCCTGACCTGGCTGCCGAACGACCGCACCACCATCACGGTGTTCGGCCAGTACCAGAAAGACCACGACGTACCGGAAGCTCAGGGCCTGCCGGCCTACGGCACGGTCAAGAGCACCCCGAACGGGCGCATCAGTCGCAGCCTGTTCCTCGGCGAGCCGGACGTGAACAAGTACCACCGCGAGCAGTTCGTGGTGGGTTACGAAATCGCCCACGAACTCAACGACGTCTGGACCCTGAAACAGAACGCGCGCTACGCCGACGTCAACGACCAGTACGTCGCGCCGCTGCACGGTTACGCGTTCCAGACCAACCCGGTCACCGGTCTCAACGACAAAAGCTACCAGACCCGCTATGGCGTGGACTGGTCGCAGCACAACAAGGTCTACGGCATCGATAACATCGCCCAGGCCAAGTTCAAGACTGCCGATATCGATCACACCGTGTTGCTGGGCGTGGACTACTACCACTTCAACTCGAAGTTCCTCGGCCTCTATGACAACCCCGGCCCGGGCATCGACCTGTACAACCCGGTGTATGGCAGCAAATTCAACTTCCGTGCGCCATACAAGTGGGATAACACCATCAAGCAGACCGGCCTGTATGCCCAGGACCAACTGCGCTGGAACCAGTGGTTCCTGACCCTCGGCGGTCGTTATGACTTTGCCGAGACCGACAACAAGCAACCCCTGAGCGGCGGCCACTCCAACCAGAAGGACGAGAAGTTCACTGGCCGGGCTGGCCTGGGCTACGAGTTCGACAACGGCATGACGCCCTATGTCAGCTACGCCGAATCGTTCCTGCCGCAAACCGGTAGCGATGTCAGCGGCGGCGCGTTCAAACCGACCACCGGCAAGCAGTACGAAGTCGGCATCAAGTACGAGCCGAAGGCCATCGACGGCTTCATCACGTTGTCGGCCTACCAGATCGACCAGGACAACATGCTCACCACCGACCTCGCCAACCCGGGTTTCAGCATCCAGAGCGGCACCGTGCGCTCCCGCGGTGTGGAACTGGAAGGCAAGGTCAACGTCACGCAGAACCTGCGCGTTCTGGCCGCCGTGTCGCGTAACCAGATCAAGTGGGAGAGCAGCAACGATGGTCGCCAGGGACGCACCCTGGCCATGGCGCCGCCGTTGACCGCTTCGGCGTGGATCAACTACGACTTCGACATCTCCACCGCCCTCGCCGGTTTCGGCGTAGGCCTGGGCGCCCGCTACGTGCGCAGCAGCTATGGCTCGGACTACGTGGAAGACTCCTTCCAGATCCCGTCCTACACCGTGTATGACGCCATGGTCTCCTACGACCTGGAAAAATCGCCGTTGCACGTCAAAGGCGTGAAGCTCAAAGCCAACCTGCAGAACCTCACCGACGAGAAATACGTGCCGGGCTGCAACAGTACGCTGGACTGCTACTACGGCGAAGGCCGTACCATGACCGCCGACGTGACCTACAACTGGTAA
- a CDS encoding alpha/beta hydrolase has protein sequence MSLNPDIAAFLQLVGNGRASGKRVGMHELSPQQAREQFDQSSLLMDAGGEALEVVDELQLPVRDGTRLNARVYSNHAVQAGAGRPALLYFHGGGYVVGSLDSHDSLCRALASMADCVVVSVAYRLAPEFRFPTAAEDAQDAWDWLVANAQRLGIDATRLAIAGDSVGGSLATVLAAQLANAAVQPRLQVLIYPVTDASRRTPSIERFGEGYLLEKDSLSWFYEHYQRDLNDRLDPRFSPLLADVAPNVAPVLLVLAECDPLHDEGVAYARHLQASGVSVELKVYEGMTHDFLRMGAIIDEAEEAQQHIAERLALAFARG, from the coding sequence ATGTCGTTGAACCCTGATATCGCCGCATTTCTGCAACTGGTGGGCAACGGTCGCGCCAGCGGCAAACGCGTCGGCATGCATGAGTTGAGCCCGCAGCAGGCCCGCGAACAATTCGATCAGTCGTCCTTGTTGATGGACGCTGGCGGTGAAGCCTTGGAAGTGGTGGATGAACTGCAATTGCCCGTGCGCGATGGCACGCGCCTGAACGCGAGGGTCTATAGCAATCACGCGGTGCAGGCAGGCGCCGGACGTCCGGCCCTGCTGTACTTTCACGGCGGCGGTTATGTGGTCGGCAGCCTTGATTCCCATGACTCGCTGTGCCGCGCGCTGGCCTCGATGGCCGATTGCGTGGTGGTGTCGGTGGCCTATCGCCTGGCACCGGAGTTTCGCTTTCCGACTGCCGCCGAGGATGCGCAGGACGCCTGGGACTGGCTGGTTGCCAACGCGCAACGCCTGGGTATCGACGCCACGCGACTGGCGATTGCCGGTGACAGCGTCGGCGGCAGCCTGGCCACGGTGCTCGCCGCGCAACTGGCAAACGCTGCAGTGCAGCCGCGTTTGCAGGTATTGATCTACCCGGTCACCGACGCCAGCCGCCGTACGCCGTCGATTGAGCGTTTCGGTGAGGGGTATTTGCTGGAGAAGGATTCCCTGAGCTGGTTCTATGAGCACTATCAGCGTGACCTCAACGACCGCCTCGACCCGCGCTTTTCACCGTTGCTGGCCGATGTTGCGCCGAACGTGGCGCCGGTGTTGCTGGTGCTGGCCGAGTGCGATCCGCTGCATGACGAGGGTGTGGCGTATGCGCGTCATCTACAAGCGTCGGGCGTATCGGTGGAGTTGAAGGTATATGAAGGCATGACCCATGACTTCCTGCGCATGGGCGCGATCATCGATGAGGCCGAAGAGGCGCAGCAGCATATTGCCGAGCGGCTGGCGCTGGCATTTGCGCGGGGGTAA